In one Acanthochromis polyacanthus isolate Apoly-LR-REF ecotype Palm Island chromosome 20, KAUST_Apoly_ChrSc, whole genome shotgun sequence genomic region, the following are encoded:
- the atp6v1ab gene encoding V-type proton ATPase catalytic subunit A, which yields MDMSKLPKIRDEERESQFGYVHGVSGPVVTATAMAGAAMYELVRVGHSELVGEIIRLEGDMATIQVYEETSGVSVGDPVLRTGKPLSVELGPGIMGSIFDGIQRPLKDINDITQSIYIPRGVNIGALNRDLKWEFSPSKSLRVGSHITGGDIYGMVYENSLIKHKIMLPPRNRGTVTYVAPPGNYDVTDVVMELEFEGVKEKFTMVQVWPVRQVRPVTEKLPANHPLLTGQRVLDALFPCVQGGTTAIPGAFGCGKTVISQSLSKYSNSDVIIYVGCGERGNEMSEVLRDFPELTMEVDGKTESIMKRTALVANTSNMPVAAREASIYTGITLSEYFRDMGYNVSMMADSTSRWAEALREISGRLAEMPADSGYPAYLGARLASFYERAGRVKCLGNPEREGSVSIVGAVSPPGGDFSDPVTSATLGIVQVFWGLDKKLAQRKHFPSVNWLISYSKYTRALDEYYDKHFPEFVPLRTKAKEILQEEEDLAEIVQLVGKASLAETDKITLEVAKLIKDDFLQQNGYTPYDRFCPFYKTVGVLSNMIAFYDMARHAVETTAQSDNKITWAMIREHMGEILYRISSMKFKDPVKDGEAKIKAEYAQLLEDMQNGFRTLEE from the exons ATGGACATGTCCAAGCTGCCTAAGATCAGGGATGAGGAGCGAGAGAGCCAGTTTGGATACGTTCATGGAGTCTCCGGACCAG TGGTGACAGCTACAGCCATGGCAGGAGCAGCCATGTATGAACTGGTTCGTGTCGGCCACAGTGAGCTGGTGGGAGAAATTATCAGGCTGGAGGGAGACATGGCCACCATCCAGGTCTACGAGGAGACGT CTGGTGTGTCTGTGGGAGATCCTGTGCTGCGGACAGGAAAACCTCTATCTGTGGAGTTGGGTCCAGGAATCATGGGATCCATCTTTGATGGTATCCAGCGACCCCTAAAGGACATAAATGACATCACACAAAGCATCTACATCCCCAGAGGTGTCAACATTGGAGCCCTCAACCGAGACCTCAAGTGGGAGTTTTCTCCCAGCAAGAGCCTGCGG GTTGGCAGCCACATCACAGGAGGCGACATCTATGGCATGGTGTACGAGAACTCTCTCATTAAGCACAAGATCATGTTGCCTCCCAGAAACAGAGGCACCGTCACCTACGTGGCTCCTCCTGGAAACTACGACGTCACC GATGTGGTGATGGAGCTGGAGTTTGAGGGTGTAAAGGAGAAGTTCACCATGGTACAGGTGTGGCCTGTCAGACAAGTGCGGCCCGTCACAGAGAAGCTGCCCGCCAATCACCCGCTGCTGACCGGACAGAGGGTGCTGGACGCCCTTTTCCC ATGTGTGCAAGGAGGAACCACAGCCATCCCAGGAGCCTTTGGCTGTGGAAAGACTGTCATCTCCCAGTCTCTGTCCAAGTACTCCAACAGTGACGTTATCATCTACGTAGGCTGTGGGGAGCGTGGTAACGAGATGTCAGAAGTACTGCGAGACTTCCCTGAG CTGACCATGGAGGTGGACGGAAAGAcggagagcatcatgaagagaACAGCACTGGTGGCCAACACCTCCAACATGCCTGTAGCTGCCAGAGAGGCCTCCATCTACACAG GAATCACACTGTCGGAGTACTTCAGAGACATGGGATACAATGTGAGCATGATGGCCGACTCCACCTCCCGTTGGGCCGAGGCTCTCAGGGAGATTTCTGGCCGTCTGGCTGAGATGCCTGCTG ACAGCGGTTATCCTGCCTACCTGGGCGCCCGTCTCGCCTCCTTCTACGAGCGAGCCGGAAGAGTGAAGTGTCTGGGCAACCCTGAGAGGGAGGGCAGCGTCAGTATTGTAGGAGC CGTGTCACCTCCTGGCGGTGACTTCTCTGATCCTGTTACTTCAGCCACGCTTGGTATCGTTCAG gtgttctggggtCTGGATAAGAAGCTGGCTCAGAGGAAACACTTCCCCTCCGTCAACTGGCTCATCAGCTACAGCAAATACACTCGTGCTCTGGATGAATATTACGACAAACACTTTCCCGAGTTTGTGCCTCTGCGTACCAAGGCAAAGGAGATcctgcaggaggaagaggaccTGGCTGAGATCGTGCAGCTCGTCGGAAAG GCTTCATTGGCAGAAACTGATAAAATCACTCTGGAGGTGGCAAAACTGATCAAAGACGACTTCCTGCAGCAGAACGGTTACACTCCTTATGACAG GTTTTGTCCTTTCTACAAGACGGTAGGCGTTCTCTCCAACATGATAGCGTTCTACGACATGGCACGGCACGCAGTGGAGACCACGGCTCAGAGCGACAACAAGATCACCTGGGCCATGATCAGGGAGCACATGGGAGAAATCCTGTACAGGATCAGCTCCATGAAATTCAAG GACCCGGTGAAGGACGGCGAGGCCAAGATAAAGGCCGAGTACGcacagctgctggaggacatgCAGAACGGCTTCCGTACGTTGGAGGAATAA
- the naa50 gene encoding N-alpha-acetyltransferase 50 isoform X2, producing the protein MKGRIELGDVTPHNIKQLKRLNQVIFPVSYNDKFYKDVLEVGELAKLAYFNDIAVGAVCCRVDHSQNQKRLYIMTLGCLAPYRRLGIGTKMLNHVLNICEKDGTFDNIYLHVQISNESAIDFYQKFGFEIIETKKNYYKRIEPADAHVLQKSLRSPCAPPSAELQKSE; encoded by the exons ATGAAAGG CCGGATCGAGCTGGGGGACGTTACGCCCCACAACATTAAACAGCTGAAGCGCCTGAACCAGGTCATCTTCCCTGTCAGCTACAATGACAAGTTTTACAAAGATGTACTGGAAGTTGGAGAGCTTGCAAAGCTAG CGTACTTCAATGATATTGCAGTCGGGGCTGTGTGCTGCAGAGTGGACCACTCTCAGAACCAAAAGAGACTGTACATCATGACACTTGGCTGTCTAGCACCCTACCGTAGACTTGGAATTG GTACAAAGATGCTAAATCATGTGCTAAACATCTGTGAGAAGGATGGCACTTTTGACAACATTTACCT TCATGTGCAGATCAGCAATGAGTCAGCCATTGACTTTTACCAGAAGTTTGGCTTTGAGATCATCGAGACAAAAAAGAATTACTACAAGAGAATAGAGCCTGCAGATGCCCATGTGTTGCAGAAGAGCCTGCGCAGTCCATGCGCACCCCCCAGCGCAGAGCTTCAGAAGTCCGAGTAG
- the naa50 gene encoding N-alpha-acetyltransferase 50 isoform X1: MKGSRIELGDVTPHNIKQLKRLNQVIFPVSYNDKFYKDVLEVGELAKLAYFNDIAVGAVCCRVDHSQNQKRLYIMTLGCLAPYRRLGIGTKMLNHVLNICEKDGTFDNIYLHVQISNESAIDFYQKFGFEIIETKKNYYKRIEPADAHVLQKSLRSPCAPPSAELQKSE; this comes from the exons ATGAAAGG TAGCCGGATCGAGCTGGGGGACGTTACGCCCCACAACATTAAACAGCTGAAGCGCCTGAACCAGGTCATCTTCCCTGTCAGCTACAATGACAAGTTTTACAAAGATGTACTGGAAGTTGGAGAGCTTGCAAAGCTAG CGTACTTCAATGATATTGCAGTCGGGGCTGTGTGCTGCAGAGTGGACCACTCTCAGAACCAAAAGAGACTGTACATCATGACACTTGGCTGTCTAGCACCCTACCGTAGACTTGGAATTG GTACAAAGATGCTAAATCATGTGCTAAACATCTGTGAGAAGGATGGCACTTTTGACAACATTTACCT TCATGTGCAGATCAGCAATGAGTCAGCCATTGACTTTTACCAGAAGTTTGGCTTTGAGATCATCGAGACAAAAAAGAATTACTACAAGAGAATAGAGCCTGCAGATGCCCATGTGTTGCAGAAGAGCCTGCGCAGTCCATGCGCACCCCCCAGCGCAGAGCTTCAGAAGTCCGAGTAG
- the LOC110951839 gene encoding basic helix-loop-helix domain-containing protein USF3: MPEMTETQTPGRKPKKKKNKESHNAVERHRKEKINAGINRIGNLLPCSQALKQSKNMILDQAFRYITELKKQNDTMLLEGGDKVQAEEIRRLRRQLEDLRKESAHYIELLKAHDINLLEDPTIHWKGKQRCAKVAKVTPTHQLPKGIMVYSNGNVMCPAGKESSPGKQPSETLILQPPSDASARLRVNGALLQVNTSSSTPALLPGSAATPTQSTPGLRMIEQCVVETPTAAPTLPPSVSYITLQIPAATTALPQQTQPAAPAQTLTIAATSAPQLQTESPALPVSTHPTLTQTVTRAVVSEVCSWVTQDTAIRTVSYTAIPNSQALLRAGAAGSTQTTWTTLQMAGNTVQPVCQSLPSPEVSNTTQPVQQVTVCPIGSKPSVHPIQIQMQPHVPVQQAPITGQIQAQPFQRPPQLRPAILNQAQPQPVLAPQPQCAVLPQSAIVPQPAVVAHPAVVSQAQPAVLQSASLVSHPPAALIPQPQPLPQPALVPQPQATVLPLLQTMQVLQVNAAGATASGVTAPQNTNNPSVVILQQASACPTQPVVREEITNQTPCQHIVIIQAPNQAASAPQTPQVGMVPAAVPAAVPAVSTQIPTTSSSVCAASLQSVGGKQLVHILPRPVQPQVNHSLQVAQTSSSPPVPTTPQTITVNGQVFALQPVKTSDKASSQGGQSTLQLVQPTTTEEPTTNVALNSLGALSSLNQSISQGLPLTISSQSSCQPPPAQLSVMQQKQQQPPSAAAPNGATLALPARQLQVPCVNPVTQGLVVNASKPTGKRLRITLNTKRTAAKRTKPAKKKELSQAQPAVAVSAKPVAAAGEDQTVEVTVSQVLQSSNVKVTNINPTCTTAVTTADSVKAIGNVTSTQSSQKMIVCSSSSEPAILSQSHPQSKSAVSASQSDSILSHANTSNITTAVSTVSVSSVTPSVSAALAIESKPAAAPGNNSSVTKVSVPEVKQPTTSIATGTTQSKSVATAAVSRQNRSGVSSAVGNETRYSSATVSTACLTPVCTSSKTATASVPLNQISQPTSSCRSRGSNAQGPLPFSKPESQPVTSSSVSTTVALSSPAPVFSAAHSSVTAPTTSSEFRKRANALRAPLQQTDVNILNHSSCHPTEVKPPQAPRIDREAQEARHSAAAEKDGLVTVTSDTPSRKDFALSQHVYTNLDDQTMEHPMTSSRQTDSPMSAGAGVGRGFSVASMLPQGQSIGTSSGSFGTFTFTEQAEILALAMLEQDSPGRRSGACSGDNTASANSTAATWDTPKTPPVSTSKERGTGGQQAKVSKQMDPGTVKPPVEVSMRGQISEGSVGLPSGSRHPQNISYSQSQPLPQAQSQSSSQTGTVASLSVNNLIRPSSSHQPYPGSPSLAGQQGSVPSPVGTSTHISQPSNNALSPCSGAAQPNDYTPLKTALMRAQAGVVVGERQVKIISKRQAPEEVMLNTGKRPKPCPPSANAVSHMDVKAPDHNQMMVGQLQSTSSAVMTRINSEGGGPLFSTNSFMSPVVRSTDGHCPSQGPPEQNQPGVLHLPQGHPQHTVPQPAQHLGGNLYMKQQQQEQQRHHLYHLQHHLTQPDPAQRHSLHQRALQQQQEQQQHVQKKRGLVRGSQTGSPAGLQQKQHHLEKSGVQQQHSHQQQQTQHHTQQQQSQQHPQQSHQQSQQHQQPAQHQQSHPQQHQQQTHQQPPQTQHQQHQQQQQQQLQQQQQSSHSRHQQHLQQQIQQQHFRHQEKNCEAQTAGSRGHHSSHLAQQDHLKPGQDHNAMQRMMSSRTLEQQLISPPSNPVSRSSDLACAPSRQERHRVSNYSAEALIGKTSSSGEQQQRMGLHLQPGRGATQEQPDLRGYLDTSRGKGNIAHNPQNRLPSDHPGPTDVQRVSECPPFKSMGGGGGAHQLSGFEAQVSRGSDMAPKSVPPSQRGPQGQQQGGFRMGVGPPADGRNRGGYSGAHPGSQGVQVGPSLNREQEGCHQSFMQSLLSPHLPEQSNHQRAVQCCPPVSMEYSCVPGSSSVDIQAKASSPSVPQTQKAPAMRLGEGNKGHISQVTSNMHAGPGVRAGLPHPPTPHSSSEPGRSSAPSRPPTAVSQHSRHITRDAQPTKLRPGDRPRSGALRPSNPFEPEGHLPLPSGGGVLLSRPQSGGEARRSTIVRFMADGGQVPSDNNLVPDQHLTQNFGFPFIPEGGMNPPPPINANSTFIPPVSQPSTSRTPSLLPVEPQNTLTSFYPPYSPAAHPSLPSDVTLQYFPNQMFTNPSADKGSAPPLNNRFSSILSPPRPVGFGQTSFPLLPDMPPMPIANSSGITPHISNFSLTSLFPEIATGMPPDGSAMPMSPLLSLSNTSSADSGKQSNRPAHNISHILGHDGSSAV, encoded by the exons ATGCCAGAAATGACCGAAACTCAGACACCTGGTCGTAAACCCAA aaagaagaaaaacaaagaatctCACAATGCCG ttgagagacacagaaaagagaaaattaatGCTGGGATTAACCGCATTGGTAATCTTCTACCATGTTCCCAGGCACttaaacag agTAAGAACATGATACTGGACCAGGCGTTTCGCTACATCACTGAActcaagaaacaaaatgatactATGCTTCTGGAAGGAGGAGACAAAGTTCAAG CGGAGGAAATCCGTCGGCTGCGACGTCAGTTGGAGGACCTCCGGAAGGAGAGTGCTCACTACATTGAGCTCCTCAAAGCCCATGACATTAACCTTCTAGAGGACCCCACGATCCACTGGAAGGGCAAACAGCGCTGTGCCAAAGTGGCAAAAGTGACCCCCACTCACCAGCTCCCAAAGGGGATCATGGTCTACTCCAACGGCAATGTGATGTGCCCGGCAGGCAAAGAGTCTAGCCCAGGGAAACAGCCTTCTGAAACTTTAATTCTTCAGCCACCATCTGATGCCAGTGCCAGATTAAGGGTTAATGGAGCCTTGCTGCAAGTTAATACCTCTTCTTCCACCCCTGCACTTCTCCCTGGGTCAGCTGCCACACCCACTCAGTCTACACCAGGCCTGAGAATGATAGAGCAGTGTGTGGTTGAGACACCGACTGCAGCCCCGACTCTGCCACCTTCTGTGTCTTACATCACGCTTCAGATCCCTGCAGCCACTACAGCCCTGCCCCAGCAAACTCAGCCTGCTGCTCCAGCTCAGACCCTCACCATCGCAGCAACTTCAGCCCCACAGCTTCAGACTGAAAGCCCTGCTCTGCCTGTGTCCACCCACCCCACACTTACCCAGACTGTAACCAGAGCAGTAGTGTCAGAGGTTTGCTCTTGGGTCACACAAGACACTGCCATCAGGACTGTAAGTTACACTGCTATCCCGAACAGCCAAGCCCTTCTCAGGGCTGGAGCGGCTGGCAGCACACAAACTACCTGGACAACATTACAGATGGCAGGGAACACAGTGCAGCCAGTCTGTCAAAGTCTCCCTTCACCAGAGGTCAGCAACACCACCCAGCCTGTCCAGCAGGTCACTGTGTGTCCAATAGGCAGCAAACCGTCTGTCCATCCCATTCAGATACAGATGCAGCCACATGTGCCTGTACAGCAGGCACCCATTACTGGTCAAATTCAAGCGCAGCCCTTTCAGAGACCACCCCAGCTAAGGCCTGCAATCTTAAACCAGGCACAACCTCAGCCTGTCTTAGCCCCACAACCTCAGTGTGCTGTTCTTCCCCAGTCAGCCATAGTGCCCCAGCCAGCTGTGGTGGCTCACCCTGCTGTTGTGTCACAGGCCCAGCCTGCTGTACTTCAGTCAGCTTCATTGGTTTCCCATCCTCCAGCAGCCCTCATCCCACAGCCTCAGCCCCTGCCCCAACCCGCCCTTGTGCCCCAGCCCCAGGCCACTGTGCTGCCTCTCCTTCAGACCATGCAGGTGCTTCAGGTCAATGCAGCCGGAGCAACAGCTTCAGGTGTAACAGCACCGCAGAACACAAACAATCCaagtgttgtcattttgcagcaGGCTAGTGCCTGCCCTACACAGCCAGTTGTGAGAGAAGAAATTACCAATCAGACTCCATGTCAACATATTGTAATCATCCAAGCACCCAATCAGGCTGCATCTGCTCCTCAGACTCCTCAAGTTGGCATGGTGCCTGCTGCTGTGCCCGCTGCAGTTCCTGCTGTGTCCACTCAAATACCCACAACCAGCAGTTCAGTCTGTGCCGCTTCTTTACAGAGTGTTGGAGGAAAGCAGCTGGTGCACATTCTGCCTCGCCCTGTTCAACCTCAAGTGAACCATTCTCTACAGGTCGCACAGACATCGTCCTCTCCACCAGTTCCGACAACCCCACAGACTATCACTGTGAATGGCCAGGTGTTTGCCCTGCAGCCTGTAAAGACCTCTGACAAAGCCAGCTCCCAGGGTGGCCAGAGTACACTCCAACTGGTCCAGCCCACGACCACTGAGGAACCAACTACTAATGTGGCCCTCAACAGTTTAGGGGCCCTCAGCAGTCTCAACCAGAGCATCTCTCAGGGCCTGCCTCTTACCATATCTAGCCAGAGCAGTTGTCAACCTCCACCTGCTCAATTATCAGTcatgcagcagaagcagcagcagccgcctTCTGCTGCAGCACCCAATGGAGCTACACTTGCGCTACCTGCCCGGCAGCTACAGGTTCCTTGTGTGAACCCAGTCACACAAGGACTGGTGGTTAATGCCTCTAAGCCTACAGGAAAGAGGCTTCGCATAACTTTGAATACGAAGAGAACTGCAGCTAAAAGGACTAAACCTGCTAAGAAAAAGGAGCTCAGTCAGGCACAGCCTGCTGTTGCTGTTTCTGCCAAGCCAGTAGCTGCTGCAGGAGAGGACCAGACAGTTGAAGTTACAGTATCTCAAGTTTTACAGTCCTCAAACGTCAAAGTCACAAACATTAACCCCACTTGTACCACAGCTGTCACAACTGCAGATAGCGTTAAAGCTATAGGCAATGTCACTTCAACACAGAGCTCACAGAAAATGATTGTGTGCAGTTCATCTAGTGAGCCAGCTATATTGAGTCAATCCCATCCACAGAGTAAAAGCGCAGTCAGTGCCTCACAGAGTGATTCAATATTAAGTCATGCTAACACCAGTAATATCACAACTGCAGTTTCAACTGTCAGTGTGTCATCGGTCACGCCATCAGTCAGTGCAGCTTTGGCCATTGAGAGTAAACCAGCTGCAGCTCCTGGCAACAACTCATCTGTAACCAAAGTGTCAGTTCCAGAGGTTAAACAGCCAACCACCAGTATAGCAACTGGCACAACACAAAGTAAGTCAGTTGCCACCGCTGCTGTTTCTAGACAGAACAGATCTGGGGTCAGCTCTGCAGTTGGCAATGAGACTCGGTACTCTTCTGCCACTGTTTCTACCGCATGTTTGACTCCAGTCTGTACCAGCAGTAAAACAGCAACTGCATCAGTACCTTTAAATCAGATTAGCCAACCAACATCATCATGTCGTTCCAGGGGATCTAATGCTCAAGGTCCTCTGCCTTTTAGTAAACCCGAGTCTCAGCCCGTCACTTCGTCCTCTGTGTCCACAACTGTGGCACTGTCATCACCTGCACCAGTGTTTTCTGCTGCCCACAGCTCTGTTACAGCCCCTACTACAAGTTCAGAGTTTAGGAAAAGAGCTAATGCTCTCAGAGCGCCATTACAGCAGACTGACGTGAATATTCTCAACCACTCCTCATGCCATCCCACTGAGGTCAAACCACCCCAGGCGCCTAGAATAGACCGGGAGGCTCAGGAGGCGAggcattcagcagcagcagagaaagaCGGCTTGGTGACAGTGACTTCTGACACTCCCTCAAGAAAGGACTTTGCTCTGTCTCAACATGTATACACTAACCTAGATGATCAAACCATGGAGCACCCTATGACATCTAGCAGACAGACTGATTCCCCCATGTCAGCAGGGGCTGGGGTTGGCAGAGGGTTTTCTGTGGCATCTATGCTTCCACAGGGTCAAAGCATTGGTACATCATCTGGCTCCTTTGGAACATTTACATTCACGGAGCAGGCGGAGATCCTGGCCTTGGCCATGCTAGAACAGGACAGCCCTGGGAGGAGAAGCGGAGCCTGCTCTGGGGACAATACTGCTTCAGCTAACTCCACTGCAGCCACATGGGACACCCCCAAAACCCCACCGGTGTCTACCAGTAAAGAAAGGGGCACAGGTGGGCAACAGGCTAAAGTGAGCAAGCAGATGGACCCAGGAACAGTTAAACCTCCTGTTGAGGTGTCTATGAGAGGACAAATTAGTGAGGGGTCTGTTGGTTTGCCCAGTGGAAGCAGACATCCACAAAACATCTCATACTCCCAGTCCCAGCCTCTTCCCCAGGCCCAGTCTCAGAGCTCATCCCAGACAGGCACAGTGGCTAGCCTCAGTGTTAACAACCTGATTAGGCCCAGCTCCAGTCACCAGCCCTATCCTGGCTCTCCTAGTCTGGCTGGCCAACAGGGCTCAGTTCCCTCTCCTGTGGGGACGTCAACTCACATATCCCAACCATCAAACAATGCCCTGTCACCCTGTTCAGGTGCTGCGCAGCCAAATGACTACACACCCTTAAAGACTGCATTAATGAGGGCTCAGGCTGGAGTTGTTGTGGGTGAGCGACAAGTGAAGATCATCTCTAAGCGGCAGGCCCCAGAAGAAGTGATGTTAAACACTGGAAAACGACCTAAGCCTTGCCCTCCATCCGCTAATGCTGTTAGCCATATGGATGTGAAAGCACCAGACCACAACCAGATGATGGTGGGACAGCTGCAGTCCACCTCCTCAGCCGTCATGACAAGGATTAATTCAGAAGGCGGAGGCCCTCTCTTCTCCACAAACTCTTTCATGAGCCCTGTGGTTCGGTCCACAGATGGCCACTGTCCTTCTCAAGGACCTCCTGAGCAGAACCAGCCGGGGGTGCTTCATCTGCCCCAGGGTCATCCACAGCATACTGTACCCCAGCCTGCTCAGCATCTGGGAGGAAACCTTtacatgaaacagcagcagcaagagcAACAGAGGCACCATCTGTATCATTTGCAACACCACTTAACACAGCCAGACCCTGCACAGCGCCACTCTCTACACCAGAGGGCGCTGCAGCAACagcaagagcagcagcagcatgtccAGAAGAAGCGGGGACTTGTACGAGGCAGTCAAACTGGCTCACCTGCTGGcctgcagcagaagcagcatcaTTTGGAAAAGTCTGGAGTTCAGCAGCAACACTCGcatcaacagcagcagacacagcatcacacgcagcagcagcagtctcaGCAGCATCCGCAGCAGTCCCACCAACAGTCACAACAGCATCAACAGCCAGCACAGCACCAACAGTCTCACCCCCAACAGCACCAACAGCAGACACATCAACAACCTCCCCAGACGCAGCATCAACAgcaccaacagcagcagcagcagcagttacagcagcagcagcagagctccCACTCCAGACACCAGCAGCACCTGCAGCAGcaaatccagcagcagcactttAGACACCAGGAGAAGAACTGTGAAGCCCAGACAGCGGGATCCAGAGGCCACCACAGCAGTCACCTGGCCCAGCAGGACCACCTCAAG CCTGGTCAGGACCATAATGCTATGCAGAGGATGATGAGCTCAAGGACTCTAGAGCAGCAGCTCATCTCTCCTCCCAGCAATCCGGTGTCCCGGTCGTCTGACTTGGCCTGCGCTCCGTCTCGCCAGGAACGTCACCGTGTGTCCAACTACTCTGCAGAGGCGCTCATCGGTAAAACTTCCTCTAGTggggagcagcagcagcggatGGGTCTTCACCTTCAGCCTGGCCGTGGTGCCACTCAGGAGCAGCCCGACCTCCGTGGTTATCTGGACACATCAAGAGGAAAAGGCAACATTGCACACAACCCACAGAACCGTCTGCCGTCCGACCATCCAGGACCCACTGATGTTCAGCGTGTCTCCGAGTGTCCGCCCTTTAAGTCTATGGGTGGTGGAGGGGGAGCACATCAGCTCAGTGGCTTTGAGGCTCAGGTGTCTCGTGGGAGCGACATGGCCCCGAAGTCAGTGCCTCCCTCTCAAAGGGGCCCACAGGGGCAGCAGCAGGGAGGGTTCAGGATGGGCGTTGGTCCTCCTGCAGATGGCAGGAATCGTGGCGGCTACAGCGGGGCTCATCCTGGCTCACAGGGAGTGCAGGTGGGACCGTCATTGAACCGGGAACAGGAAGGCTGTCACCAGAGTTTCATGCAAAGCCTGCTTTCCCCCCACCTTCCTGAGCAGAGCAACCACCAACGAGCAGTGCAGTGCTGCCCCCCAGTCAGCATGGAGTACAGCTGTGTGCCTGGAAGCTCTTCAGTAGACATCCAGGCCAAGGCCTCCAGCCCCAGTGTGCCCCAAACTCAGAAGGCCCCAGCTATGCGACTTGGAGAGGGCAACAAGGGCCACATTTCTCAGGTCACTAGTAATATGCACGCTGGTCCTGGTGTGCGAGCTGGTCTCCCCCACCCTCCAACCCCACACAGCAGCTCTGAACCTGGCCGCTCCTCGGCCCCCTCCAGACCACCTACTGCTGTCAGCCAGCACTCTCGCCATATCACCAGAGATGCTCAGCCCACTAAACTGAGACCTGGTGACCGGCCTCGGTCAGGTGCTCTGAGACCGAGCAACCCATTTGAACCTGAGGGCCACCTGCCTCTGCCCTCTGGAGGAGGAGTGCTGCTCAGCCGACCACAGTCTGGAGGGGAGGCACGGCGCAGTACCATAGTACGCTTTATGGCAGATGGTGGTCAGGTTCCTAGTGACAACAACCTGGTTCCTGACCAACACCTAACACAGAACTTTGGTTTCCCCTTTATTCCTGAAGGAGGGATGAATCCTCCACCTCCCATTAATGCAAACTCTACATTCATTCCACCTGTCAGCCAACCTAGCACCTCCCGTACGCCGTCCCTCCTCCCAGTGGAGCCCCAAAACACTTTAACCTCCTTCTATCCTCCCTATTCTCCAGCTGCTCACCCCAGTCTTCCCAGCGATGTCACCCTTCAATACTTTCCCAACCAAATGTTTACCAACCCGAGTGCAGACAAGGGCAGCGCTCCTCCACTCAACAACCGCTTTAGCTCTATCCTCTCTCCGCCTCGCCCTGTGGGTTTTGGTCAGACCAGTTTCCCTTTGCTTCCAGATATGCCTCCTATGCCCATTGCCAACTCGTCTGGAATCACGCCTCACATATCCAACTTCAGCCTCACCTCTCTGTTCCCTGAGATCGCCACTGGCATGCCCCCTGACGGCTCGGCCATGCCAATGTCTCCCCTGCTGTCTCTCTCCAACACCTCATCTGCCGACTCCGGCAAGCAGTCAAATCGTCCTGCCCACAACATCAGCCACATTCTGGGCCATGACGGCAGCTCGGCTGTGTGA